AATCTTCAGTAGCCTCTTCAGTAGAAGCATGCTCCTTTATTTTTCCACGAAGCAAATAAGCAGCTTCTTCTTCGGCATTTAGTTCAAGGACTTTTTCAATATCTTCAAGTGCACTTTCATGCTCATTAATGCCTTCCAGTACTTCGGCACGCATAAGATAAGCTTCTGTGAAATCATTCTTTATTTTGATAGCTTCAGTCAGATTGATAATTGCATTTATATCATCATTCATTGCATGGTTTCCTTTTGCAAGAAGCAGATAAGCGTCTGTGTCCTTATCATTGATGCGCAATGTATCGATACAGTTTTCAATCGTTAACTGATAATTTTCCGTGGTATAATTAACATTGGCCAAAGCGAGGTATGTGGATGCTACATTAGGGTCAATATCTATCATTCGGTGCAATGTTTTTCTTGCTTCATCCAATTCATTCTGATTAATATATGCTTTAGCCAGATAGCTCAATGTTTCAAAGTCCTCCTGGATAGCCAAGGCTTCTGTGTAGCATTTGATAGCATAATCAATGTTGCCGATACGTTCGGCGCGCATGCCATCATATTTGAATAACTCAAAGTTTTTTTTCTCTGTTTTCGCTTTTTCATCCTCCGTTTCTGCAGAGTCTCCAGTGAAGAATGTTTTAAAAAAGTTCGCCATATTTCTATTTTTGGTTTTTAAGAGGTACAAAAGTAATCAATTTGTTGAATTATTTATCATCCCATCTTTGATATTTAATCTCCCTTCATCTAATAAATATTGAATAACAATACTTACTTTGTCGGGCTCAATGTTTAATTTGCGTACAATCTCAGCCGGAGTCATACTTTTATCTTCCAGTGTTGCAAATATTTGAGAAGCAAGTTTGTCAAATTCGGACTGCCGTAAGCCGCTCTCATTCTTTTGCAGACAGATATCGCATTGTCCGCAGTTGTGATCGTTCTTTTCTCCGAAATAGCGGAGCAGCATACGACTGCGACAGGCATTGTCGGCAGTAACGTACTCTATCATCGCATTGATGCGTTTTACATATCTTTCTTTTCTTTCCTCATAAACCTCCTTTGGAATATGAAGATGACGAAGTTCCACCCGTTCACGTGTATATATTATATAAGGTGTTTTCTTACGAGGTATATAGTCTATGATTCTTCGCTTGGTTAAAAAGATAAGTATTTCATAGATTTTTTGCTGTGTGAGATTGAGCCTTGTTGCCAGTGAGTTTTCATTAATATAGGCATAATCCGTGAAAATACCTGTATAGGAACGAAGTATCGCCTGAAGAAGAGCTTCCACTTCGGGTCCCATTTCTCTGAATTTATACAGTTCATCACGACCAACAGTGAAAATGAGTCGGGAGGCATTATCCTGCTCATCTGTATATTCTATATATCCGGCTTGTGAAAGGATTTTTAGTGCACCGTCTGCCGGTACAGGGAAATGTTTAAAGTTACGGCAGAACTGTTCCAGACTAAAGTCGTACATTCTTCCCAGTCCGTCGCCCATGGCCATTTGATAATAGAAGTTCAGGTGCTCGTAGATTTGTTTGATGTACTCTTTTTCGGGAAAAGTATCGGAAATGCGTTTGTTAAGAGTTGTTTTATCTGATTTGGAATAAAGAATCACTGCATAGGCTTTTTGTCCGTCACGACCAGCTCGTCCGGCTTCCTGAAAATAAGCTTCCGGGGAATCGGGCAAATCAACATGGACAACAAGTCTTACGTCTGCTTTATCTATACCCATACCAAAGGCATTGGTGGCCACAATAACCCGGAACTCTCCTGTTTGCCATTGCTTTTGGCGAAGATCTTTGGCCTCATTGTTTAGTCCGGCGTGATAGAAATCAGCAGAGATGCCTGCTTTCCGTAAGATCTCGGCTGTTTCCTTTGTTCTTTTACGACTTCGTGCATATACGATGGCTGTACCGGGTACTTTGCTGAGAATGTGCAAAAGTTCATCTTGTTTATTGTCTGTTTGGCGGACTATGTAGGCAAGATTCTTTCGCTCAAAACTCATGCGAAAGACATTCTCTTTTGCAAAGTGCAACCTTTCCTGAATGTCTTTTACTACCTCGGGGGTAGCTGTTGCGGTTAATGCCAGTACAGGAATGCCGGGAAGGAGATTCCGTATGTCGGCAATTTTAAGATAAGCAGGGCGAAAGTCGTATCCCCATTGAGAGATACAGTGAGATTCGTCAACGGTAATCATACTTACCTTCATGCTCCGCAACTTCAGCTGGAATATTTCCGTGTCAAGTCGTTCGGGAGAAATATAAAGAAACTTATAATCGCCAAAGATGCAGTTCTCTAATGAGATAAGTATCTCTTTCCGTGTCATGCCGGAATAAATAGCAACGGCTTTTATTCCACGGCTTTTCAGGTTCTGCACCTGATCTTTCATCAGGGCGATAAGCGGGGTAACAACAATACATATTCCCTCCTTGGCAAGAGCAGGCACCTGGAACGTAATAGATTTACCGCCACCGGTAGGCATTAGTCCCAGCGTGTCTTTTCCTTCACCAATGCTGTTGATAATATCTTCCTGCAGATCCCGGAAATCAGAATATCCCCAGTATTGCTTTAGTATGTCGCGGTAATTTGCCGGCATATTTATTCTGTAGGCTTTATATCTTCAATTATAAGTTGAATTTCGCCGTGCTTGTGTGTGTTTTCTTCAATGCTGTAACAAATATCAAACGAACGCTTGGTCTTGATGTAGCGCACATGTGAGCTCTGTCCGAAGGCAATACCGTTCATCACATTATTGGATTTGTTGTCCACTAATTCAAGTTTAATGTGCTCCTGTTCTCTGCCCACCACTTTACTTGTTCCATAGTCATACACATGACAAGTACAGAATATAGGTCTATGGTTGTCTGGCCCAAAAGGGTTGAACTTCTTTAACTCAGAGAAGAATCGGGGAGTAATATCTTTAAAATCTATTTCCGAATCAATGTTGATTACTGCACTTCTTTGTTCCGGCAGAATGTGGTTGGATACGAACTCTTCAAATCGTTGAGTGAACTTTTCCACATTTTCTATTTTCATAGAAAGTCCGGCTGCATAGGTGTGTCCTCCGAAGTTCTCAAGTAAATCACGGCAATGCTCAATAGCTTTGTAAACATCAAAACCGGAAACTGAACGGGCTGAACCTGTTGCAAGATTTTCTGTACGAGTTAACACTACCGCCGGGCGGTAATAAATTTCTGTCAGTCTTGAAGCTACAATACCAATCACTCCTTTATGCCACTCCTCGTTATAGAGTACAATGGAACGACGATCTGCCAGGCCTTCCAGCTGGTCAACAATATTGTTGGCCTCCTCGGTCATGCTTTTGTCCAGATCTTTTCGTGTTTCGTTATATTGGTTGATCTGATTACTTTTCTCTAATGCAAGAGAATAATCTTTCTCGATTAATAAATCAACAGCCTCTTTCCCATTCTGAATTCTTCCTGATGCGTTGATGCGGGGACCTATTTTGAAAACGATATCACTCATTGTGATCTCTTTATCATTTAATCCGCAAATATCAGTGATAGCCTTCAGACCAATGCTTGGATTTGCATTCAGTTGTTTTAATCCGTGATAAGCCAGAATTCGGTTCTCTCCCATAATGGGTACAATATCCGATGCTATACTGACAGCTACCAAATCGAGCAATGGAGTCAATTGATGAAAGTCGATTCCATTGTTAATGGCAAAGGCTTGCATAAACTTGAAGCCTACTCCGCAACCCGACAGGTGAGTGTAGGGGTAAGTGTTATCTTCCCGCTTGGCATTTAGGATGGCAACAGCTGGCGGAAGAATATCATCAGGTACATGGTGGTCGCAAATAATGAAATCAATGCCTTTTTCTTTGGCATACGTGACTTCTTCAATAGCTTTTATTCCACAATCCAGGACAATAATAAGGCTGACTCCTGTTTCTGCTGCATGGTTAATCCCCTGAACGGAAACACCATAACCTTCATTGTATCGGTCGGGGATATAATAATCAATGTTTGAATAGAATTGTTGTACAAACTTATAGACTAGCGCAACAGCTGTTGTACCGTCTACATCATAATCTCCATAAATCATTATACGTTCTTTCCGTCCCATGGCCAGGTTAAGCCGTTCAACAGCCAGATCCATGTCTTTCATCAGAAAAGGGTCATGGAGGTCCTGTAGTTGGGGGCGGAAGAATTTTCTGGCCTCTGCGGCTGTCTCAATTCCTCGTTGCACAAGAAGTCTTCCTAGAATTGGGTTTATCCCCAATTCACCGGCTAAACTTTGGCTAGCTTCTTTTTGTTCATGTGTAGGAGGTTGATAATTCCATTTGTGACTCATTATATATTTTATTTTTTCTTTTTTCTTTGTCGATGGGTCTCGCAGGGAGACAAGCCTCAATCAGGGCTTCATGAAACGAATGTTTCATTTTGTAAAGGTACAAAAAACGTTTGTCGTTACATTATCGATTTGCTTATTTTTTTAGAATGAGTATAAAAAACTGTGAGAAAATAAAAATGTTTTGTACAGAAAGAAAGTAGCTTTCTGTACAAAACATAATATAGACTCCTATACAAATGACTTTTATGCTGTATAGGATGAATATTTTTAATAGAGGGAGACTCTAAAACTCCGCTGGGCGAATTTGTATGAATCCTTATTCCTGCTTCTTTTTTAAGATAATCTTACTAGCATAAGCGTTGGATACATCTTTGCAGAAAGCTGAAAATTCCGGATACTCTTTTATGTTATATTCACCGGAATGAAGATACAGCTGGTTGATGATTAGTATCTTATTTCCGTTCAGACTAATGGATGCATTAAATTTGCCGAATTTCTTGTCTATAGTTGGGAGTTTGGGAAGAGATTCGACCGTGTAATTTTGAGGAATCTCCAGGGTGATGGTGTCACTATCCATGTATCCGTAATCGATATGTATAGGATGAATCCGATTCTTATTGGCTAGTCTACTAGGACCTTTTCTGAAAATATTAATGGGCACAAAGAGTCTGTTGCCTGTTTTGCTGCCATATTTCTCGCAATTTACGTTATAATTTACACTAATAGAAGGAAGTGCTGCCTTGTTTTCTTTAAATGAAACATTGTTAACACTTACGAGTGGCAACTGAACTCTTTCCCTTAGATAGTCAATTTGCTTGGTCGGACTAAACTTGGTGAATCCGAACATCTCCTCGTATTGAAATAGCTCACTTTCACGTGTTACCTTTGCCGTGGCATTTCCCTGATCTGTCAGTGTGATTACAGCTTTGTGTCCTTCTCTGTTAAGTGAATCCTTGTAAGTGGGTAGTTGATAAATCTCTCCACCGGTTTCTTTAACAAGAAGAGCATCATGTCCTGCTATTCCACTATGTACAAAGCCAAACGGGTATTCCGGATTTGTGCATTCCAACCAAAGAGTTTCGTTTTTCAAAGGGACCTGGAGTATCACATGATTCATTTGATTGGGACTTGCAAAATCTTTTATTAATCTGGGATTAACGGTACTGATTACTGTATATGTAGAAGAAATTCCCAGTTCTTTGAGCATAGCCCGCATATAGTTGGAAAGGCCTTTACAGTCAGCAAATCCGGTTTTTGCAACTTCTTGAGCAGGCACAGGCTGCAATCCTCCGATACCTAGCTGGATGCTTACGTATCTGGTTGTTTTTGCCAGGTAATCATACAGAGCCTTTACCTTCTCCCGGTCAGATTTACAATCTTTGGTTAAATCGGCAATTTTTTTCTTTGTTTCATCAGAGAGTATATCCCTGTCTTTTAGTAAACCATACTGCCAGTTTCCATAGGTATTCCAACTGCTTAGTTCACCATGTGTATTGTCATAAACAAAGTTTTTGGGAACAATATAAAGTTTGGGAATCAGTGTTGATATAGATTCAGTGTAGGGCTCATTTTCTATAACCTTAAGATTTGTCAGTTTCCACTCCTTGTAAAGGCCTTGTTTGCTGCTCTTTATCTCTGGAGCAACATTCATGTTGATGGGCTTGTATAGGAACTCAACATTATCGGGAGCATAAAACCGGTAAACAGCATTCTCTACAGATTGGTTGTAACTACTTTGAGCTAAGAATGGGGGAATTGCTATTAATCCTCTTTTGTACTTTATCTCCCATTCGTATTTTACGGTAAAAGGATAAGCGGGAGCATCACATTCATAATAGTATGTCTTTTGATCTGATGCAAATTCGGAAGTATATTGGGTGGATTTCAAATCTGATTGTTTTATCTTACGAATAAGATTTCCGTTGGCATCATAAATGCCACCACGAAAACTCCGTAACTCTTCAAACTGGTCGCAAGGACAAATAAAGTTGGCTTCGTCATTTCCTTTACTTTCAAGGATAGTAGTTATCGTTGTTGATTTTTGCTCGCCGTTAATATTAGAAAGATATTTGAATTCCTGATCATCTAATCTCACTACAGAATAAGCATTCTGTTTCAGAGAATCAGGAATTACGGATAATGTCAGTTTATCTTGTGCATTTACTGCCAGGCACATAAAAATAGAAACTAACGTATAATTTATTTTGTTACTCCACATAATACTTTTTTCCTGTTTAAAGTTGAGTTGTTTGTTTTTGATTGGTGCTTGCTGGCTGTTGTGTTACTTTTTTCAAAACAATCTGCTCATTGTTCTTATCTATTATGGTTCCCCAAAGCTGACGCAACGCACTATATTCATCTTTGGTATAAAGAATCCTGTTTAAATAGAACAGGTATCTTACCAGAAGCTGATTGTTTTCACATTTGATGTTGTAGATACATGTGCATCCCTCGTTGTTCATGTTAATCTTAACAGGTTTCGGCATTTCTTCTACCTGATAACCGTCGGGGATAGTTAGAACACTTGTAAGTTTAAAAGTGTACGGATAATCAAACTCAACAGGGAACTTACGTTCTTCTTTGGTAAATTGATTTTTAGTTAGATGTGGGAATATCATAGGATTAAGATAGATATGACCATCGTTGGATGTTGCTTCTTTGGTGAATGATAACTTTTCCTGTACACTGGAAGAAAAGCTGTTCAGGTCTTTAAAGGCGCATTCCTTTATTGAAATACCATCTTCGGATTCTGTCTTTTCAATAAATGCAGTGCTATCTTTTGCAGCCTTGAATGCTGCCCGGAAACCTGCAGCCTGCTCTCCGATATAGGAAACATTTCTTTCTCCTGTTATGACTCCTTCTGGAGTGATAGTCCCTGAGATAAGTGCATTGATAGAATGTCTGCCCACATTGGTCAGGTCTACCCAGCCTCCGGCTCCTTTGGGATTAAAAGTTCTTGCCCGGTCAACCATCAGTGCTGGTGGTAGTATGTTTATATCGCCATTCTTTACGGACCCGTCTAGATAAACTGTTGTGCTGTCTGTGTCATTGATTCCTACAATAAATGTAGTTAGCTTGTTTAGAGAAGGGTATGCGTAAGGAAGTCTTCCTTGATCTCTTCTACTCATCATTACAGGAAAGGCTTCTATTCCTGCATCCTTTAACATGCTAATCAATATAAAATTAATATCTGCATTGGTTCCTGTTCCGTTTTTGATGCTCTTTTTTATGTCTGTTTCAGTCAGACTGTATTTATCATTCCATGAAACTTTAGTTTTCAGATATTTATAGATAGTCCGGATTTTATCTTGTACAGATAGATTTGACAAATTTATGGTATGCATCTCCTCTTTAAATGGATTTTTTATTTTGAGTGCCCCACCAAAGCTATCCTCTTTTTTAAGTAACTCGTCAATCTCATTCCAACTACTGGTGTAAGGTTTGTATAATGAATTAGGATATTGTGTTCCTTTTAGTTCAAAGCTTACCTGGCTTCGGAAATCATCCGGGCACCACACATTAGGTTCATCCTTCAGGGCTGGAAGGTCGTTTACAGTAAAGGTTAATTGTCTGCAGGAGCACGTCACATTCTGGAAATGGCCTTCGTCATCTTTAACGGTGAATGACTGATTGGAAGAGCCTTCTTCTGTTTTTATAGGTTCTGTACTTCTTGTTTCAATGCTAAATTTGAAATATTCAGGGATGCGAACTTCATACTTTCCATGAATTACAGGTATGCTTTGCTGAATAACCATATCGGAAAGAGAGTAATAAAACTCGGATATTAAATTGTACTTGTATTCTATTACTGTACCGGCTTTTACTGATGGAATGGTGAATTTTATTTGCTTATAGTTTTCATTGATTTTCTCTTCAAAGATATAACTCTTGTTCATCTTTGTTTTTATGACTTTCCCATTTTCTATATTATAAGCGTACGCTTCAATTCCTGAAACAGTTTCTTTTGATGAACCACTTTTTCCATTATTATAAAAAGGTATGGATATATTTGCATATTCAGTTCCTTCTGATTTAAGAATTTTAATTTTTGTTTCATGTCTGTATTCTATATCAAAACCATTTGCGCCATAGTTATAATCAACATCTGTGTTTTTGTAGATTGTGACTGCTGAAGCAGTTGTATCTTTCTGATAGGATGTCATGTTGACTTCATCATTAGTAACTTTGCCGTATTTGAAATTGTATTCCTGAGCGGATAGATGAATAGCTGGCATTGCTATGAATAATAATAGTGTAGTTAAAATCTTTTTCATAAGATGGATTTATTATGTTTTTTGTTTAATGCATGATTTTTTGTTTTAAACAATATACTTCTTAATGGTTATAATTGGGATGTTTGTTTTTGTACCGTTGCTGGTTTTGACTCTGTCCTCTTTAATACAATCTGCTGATTGTTCTTGTCCACAATAATGCCCCAGAGCTTGCGCAGAGATGCATATTCTTCTTTGGAGTATTGGATCCTATTTAACGAGAAAGTGTACTTTACCTGAATCTGATTATCGGTAACCATAATATTGTACACACAACTGCATGCATCCTTGTCCAGATTAATAATGGTAGGCTTGGGTATATCTTCCACCTGGTAACCGTTGGGTATGTTCAGAATAGTAGTGAGTTTAAATACATAAGGATAATCAAACTCAACAGGTAGTTTACGTTCTTCTTTGGTAAATTGATTCTTTATTAAATGAGGGAAGATCATTGGATTCAGGTATATATGATCTTCGTTAAAAGATACCTCCTTTGTGAACAATAGCTTTTCTTGTACACTGGAATTGAAAGAGTTGAGATTCTTAAATGAAGATTCTTTTATCGAAATTCCATCTTCTAATTCAGTTTTCTCAATAAATGCAGTACTGTCTTTAGCTTCATGATAAAAGCTACGAAAACCAGAAGCAAGTTCTCCTGCATAGGAGCTTGTTTTTTCTCCACTGATTACACCTTCAGGGGTAATAGAACCAGTGATAAGCGCAGTTACGTGGTTCTTGCCTATATTAGTCAGGTTCACCCAACTTCCTTTTCCATTTATATTATATGACCTTGCGCGATCTACCATAAGTACCGGGGGCAGGATATTTATATCTCCGTTATTAATGGATCCATCTAAATAAACAGTAGTACTATCTGTGTCATGTATTCCTACAACAAATGTGTTTAGTTTATAGATGCTTGGAAATGTAACGGGAAGTCTTCCTTTATCTCGTTTGCTCATCATTACCGGAAAAGCTTCAATTGCGGCATCTTTTAACATGCTGATGAGTATAAAATTAATATCGGCATTACTTCCTGTTCCTTTTTTAATTGCTTTTTTTATATTATCTCCATAAAAACGATAGGTGCCATCCCAGGCTATTTTAGTTTTGATAAATTGAAATAGAGTGCGGATTTTCTCTGTGTTGGGTAAAGACATTATTTTTAAGGCTCGCATTTCTTCTCTGAAAGGATTTACCATGTTAAGTACTCCGCCAAAATCGTCTTCTTTTTTTAGATGTTCATCTATTTTTTCCCAGGAGCTGGTAAAAGGCTTATATTCTGAACCTGGAAAATTTGTGCCTTTTAATTCAAACGTTACTTTCGTGCGAAAATCATCGGGACACCAGATATTGGGCTCGTCTTTTATTGCCGGAAGATTAATGACCGTAAGAAAAATCCTCCGGCTGTTGAACCTTACGGAAAAACTTTGGCTGTGTTCATCTGTCCCATTTATAGCCTGAGGAACAATTGATTCTGCTACATTGATTTTTTCCTGTCCTTTTAGCTCTGCATTAAAATCAAAAAACTGTGGAATCTGGATGTCATAGTTACTGTAAACTACAGGAATATCTTGCTGAAAGACACATTCTTCAATTTGATCAGGAAATCCTGACGTTAGTTTGTATTTATATTCTATTACAGTACCTTCTTTAACCGCCGGAATGGAGAATTTAATTTGTTTGTAGTAAGGGTTTATCCGTTCCTCAAAAATGTAACTTTTATCCATTTTTGTTTTCTTTATCTCTCCATTTTCCAGGTTATATGAGTATGCTTCAATCTTTGATACAGATTCTTTTGGTGATTCGCTTTTACCGTTATCGTAAATGGGAACAGTTATATTTGCATATTCACTTCCTTCTGATTTTAATATTTTTATTTTGCTCTCGTAATTATATTCGATTGTAAATTCGTTGCTACTGGTGTATTTATAATTGGCAATTATGTTCTTATATATTGTGACTGCTGTGGCTGTGGAATCTAACTTGCATGTTTTCATGTTAAGCTCATCGTTTGTTACCTTCCCATAGTTATAACTGAATTCCTGGGCGGATATAGAAGGAGATGATAATATGAGGTATGATAATAAGATTAAAATATATTTCATGTAAGATGTGTTAGTTATAGTTTAGGTGTAAATTGAATTTTGTGTTATTTTTGTTGTAAAGGTATAACATATTTAAATAAATCAAAATATTCTATTGATTATTTTATGACATTTGATAAAAGAATTTAGTGCTCTTATTGAATAAATGAAAGAAAAGAATGTTTTACAACGAACAGAAGAATGTAACCAGGAAAGGAACGGAGAAGTCGGTCAGGCAACCATGAAAGATGGAGATAATAACAAAATCTTTTCCGCAGGATTGTGTGATAATGGGTAGGGTGGTATCCATGGTTGTTGCTCCTCCTACGGATATTGGAGCAAACTTCCCGAAATATTTCACCAAAATTGGAGCGCATAACAGAGCTGCAATTTCCCTCATTATATTGCATAATAAGGCAATAGTACCCAATTCTGCACCCCGGTATTCTGTAATGATGATGCTTGAGAGGGAATAGTAGCCCAATCCGGAACCCACAGCGCAGCAATCGCTTATGGAACGATTGGAAAGAAAAAAGGAAGCGATAATACATCCTGCTATTGTGCCCAGAATTGTCATTATTGGTAGCAGGGCATGGCGTAGATTTAGCTGCCTGAAGTTTCTCAGTGTATTTGAATCGCTACCAACGCTTATGCCGACAAAGAACATTAATCCACAGAGAGCGTAAAAACTTATATTTGCATGAATAAGGCTTGATGGCAGAAGATTGTAGTGGCTAACAATGATGCCAAGTATAAAGAAACCTACGATGGTAAGACTTCCCTTCATCTTTTTCCTCCTTTTTTATACTTGTTCATTGAAATATAACGCCACAGTGCCCAGGATGTCAGAATGCTTCCGGTAGTTCCGGCAATCATAATTAAAAAAGCTTCCAGCCCGAAGGTATAAATACCTTTGATTAGTCTCTCGTTGCCTCCAACTTCCATGCCAAGCAGGAAGAGAAGTAGCCAGATAAATCCTTTAACGATATGACCTACGACTCCTGTATTCTTATTACGTAATCTATACCCAATGAAGATTCCCGAAGCTATAAATAGTATGATTGTAATGACGAACATCGTTTTTCTTTTTTTATTAATCTTCCACCCAAAGGAGGTCGCTCATAATGCCATCCGACGTAAAAATTCCTTCTTTGCTAAGGTAAAGGGTGTTGTTTCGTAATTCAAGTTTTCCGGTGTTAAGATATGATTGTGCATTTTCAAGGCAATATTGTTCCAGTTCGGTACCAAATTCTTCCTTTAATCTACTCAGAGACAATCCCCACATGGTGCGTAGAGATGTAATAACAAAGTCGTTATAGCGGGTTGCGTTGCTCAACTCTTCTATTTCAATAGCAGGGATACCTTTTTCTATTCCTTCTATATATTGATCAAGTGAGGATACATTCCATTGTCGTGTATTTCCGTCAAAGGAATGTGCAGAAGGTCCGCAGCCCAGATACTTTTTACC
This genomic interval from uncultured Bacteroides sp. contains the following:
- a CDS encoding tetratricopeptide repeat protein, yielding MANFFKTFFTGDSAETEDEKAKTEKKNFELFKYDGMRAERIGNIDYAIKCYTEALAIQEDFETLSYLAKAYINQNELDEARKTLHRMIDIDPNVASTYLALANVNYTTENYQLTIENCIDTLRINDKDTDAYLLLAKGNHAMNDDINAIINLTEAIKIKNDFTEAYLMRAEVLEGINEHESALEDIEKVLELNAEEEAAYLLRGKIKEHASTEEATEDYKYVIELNPFNEQAYLYLGQLLISEERYTEAIENFDEAIELKDTFSKAYHERGRAKFLNGDKEGSMEDMKKAMELDPKSEKSLEGQFNNFTDIYAGAKIF
- a CDS encoding RecQ family ATP-dependent DNA helicase, with product MPANYRDILKQYWGYSDFRDLQEDIINSIGEGKDTLGLMPTGGGKSITFQVPALAKEGICIVVTPLIALMKDQVQNLKSRGIKAVAIYSGMTRKEILISLENCIFGDYKFLYISPERLDTEIFQLKLRSMKVSMITVDESHCISQWGYDFRPAYLKIADIRNLLPGIPVLALTATATPEVVKDIQERLHFAKENVFRMSFERKNLAYIVRQTDNKQDELLHILSKVPGTAIVYARSRKRTKETAEILRKAGISADFYHAGLNNEAKDLRQKQWQTGEFRVIVATNAFGMGIDKADVRLVVHVDLPDSPEAYFQEAGRAGRDGQKAYAVILYSKSDKTTLNKRISDTFPEKEYIKQIYEHLNFYYQMAMGDGLGRMYDFSLEQFCRNFKHFPVPADGALKILSQAGYIEYTDEQDNASRLIFTVGRDELYKFREMGPEVEALLQAILRSYTGIFTDYAYINENSLATRLNLTQQKIYEILIFLTKRRIIDYIPRKKTPYIIYTRERVELRHLHIPKEVYEERKERYVKRINAMIEYVTADNACRSRMLLRYFGEKNDHNCGQCDICLQKNESGLRQSEFDKLASQIFATLEDKSMTPAEIVRKLNIEPDKVSIVIQYLLDEGRLNIKDGMINNSTN
- the recJ gene encoding single-stranded-DNA-specific exonuclease RecJ, which gives rise to MSHKWNYQPPTHEQKEASQSLAGELGINPILGRLLVQRGIETAAEARKFFRPQLQDLHDPFLMKDMDLAVERLNLAMGRKERIMIYGDYDVDGTTAVALVYKFVQQFYSNIDYYIPDRYNEGYGVSVQGINHAAETGVSLIIVLDCGIKAIEEVTYAKEKGIDFIICDHHVPDDILPPAVAILNAKREDNTYPYTHLSGCGVGFKFMQAFAINNGIDFHQLTPLLDLVAVSIASDIVPIMGENRILAYHGLKQLNANPSIGLKAITDICGLNDKEITMSDIVFKIGPRINASGRIQNGKEAVDLLIEKDYSLALEKSNQINQYNETRKDLDKSMTEEANNIVDQLEGLADRRSIVLYNEEWHKGVIGIVASRLTEIYYRPAVVLTRTENLATGSARSVSGFDVYKAIEHCRDLLENFGGHTYAAGLSMKIENVEKFTQRFEEFVSNHILPEQRSAVINIDSEIDFKDITPRFFSELKKFNPFGPDNHRPIFCTCHVYDYGTSKVVGREQEHIKLELVDNKSNNVMNGIAFGQSSHVRYIKTKRSFDICYSIEENTHKHGEIQLIIEDIKPTE
- a CDS encoding DUF3857 domain-containing protein, whose amino-acid sequence is MWSNKINYTLVSIFMCLAVNAQDKLTLSVIPDSLKQNAYSVVRLDDQEFKYLSNINGEQKSTTITTILESKGNDEANFICPCDQFEELRSFRGGIYDANGNLIRKIKQSDLKSTQYTSEFASDQKTYYYECDAPAYPFTVKYEWEIKYKRGLIAIPPFLAQSSYNQSVENAVYRFYAPDNVEFLYKPINMNVAPEIKSSKQGLYKEWKLTNLKVIENEPYTESISTLIPKLYIVPKNFVYDNTHGELSSWNTYGNWQYGLLKDRDILSDETKKKIADLTKDCKSDREKVKALYDYLAKTTRYVSIQLGIGGLQPVPAQEVAKTGFADCKGLSNYMRAMLKELGISSTYTVISTVNPRLIKDFASPNQMNHVILQVPLKNETLWLECTNPEYPFGFVHSGIAGHDALLVKETGGEIYQLPTYKDSLNREGHKAVITLTDQGNATAKVTRESELFQYEEMFGFTKFSPTKQIDYLRERVQLPLVSVNNVSFKENKAALPSISVNYNVNCEKYGSKTGNRLFVPINIFRKGPSRLANKNRIHPIHIDYGYMDSDTITLEIPQNYTVESLPKLPTIDKKFGKFNASISLNGNKILIINQLYLHSGEYNIKEYPEFSAFCKDVSNAYASKIILKKKQE
- a CDS encoding DUF3857 domain-containing protein, yielding MKKILTTLLLFIAMPAIHLSAQEYNFKYGKVTNDEVNMTSYQKDTTASAVTIYKNTDVDYNYGANGFDIEYRHETKIKILKSEGTEYANISIPFYNNGKSGSSKETVSGIEAYAYNIENGKVIKTKMNKSYIFEEKINENYKQIKFTIPSVKAGTVIEYKYNLISEFYYSLSDMVIQQSIPVIHGKYEVRIPEYFKFSIETRSTEPIKTEEGSSNQSFTVKDDEGHFQNVTCSCRQLTFTVNDLPALKDEPNVWCPDDFRSQVSFELKGTQYPNSLYKPYTSSWNEIDELLKKEDSFGGALKIKNPFKEEMHTINLSNLSVQDKIRTIYKYLKTKVSWNDKYSLTETDIKKSIKNGTGTNADINFILISMLKDAGIEAFPVMMSRRDQGRLPYAYPSLNKLTTFIVGINDTDSTTVYLDGSVKNGDINILPPALMVDRARTFNPKGAGGWVDLTNVGRHSINALISGTITPEGVITGERNVSYIGEQAAGFRAAFKAAKDSTAFIEKTESEDGISIKECAFKDLNSFSSSVQEKLSFTKEATSNDGHIYLNPMIFPHLTKNQFTKEERKFPVEFDYPYTFKLTSVLTIPDGYQVEEMPKPVKINMNNEGCTCIYNIKCENNQLLVRYLFYLNRILYTKDEYSALRQLWGTIIDKNNEQIVLKKVTQQPASTNQKQTTQL
- a CDS encoding DUF3857 domain-containing protein encodes the protein MKYILILLSYLILSSPSISAQEFSYNYGKVTNDELNMKTCKLDSTATAVTIYKNIIANYKYTSSNEFTIEYNYESKIKILKSEGSEYANITVPIYDNGKSESPKESVSKIEAYSYNLENGEIKKTKMDKSYIFEERINPYYKQIKFSIPAVKEGTVIEYKYKLTSGFPDQIEECVFQQDIPVVYSNYDIQIPQFFDFNAELKGQEKINVAESIVPQAINGTDEHSQSFSVRFNSRRIFLTVINLPAIKDEPNIWCPDDFRTKVTFELKGTNFPGSEYKPFTSSWEKIDEHLKKEDDFGGVLNMVNPFREEMRALKIMSLPNTEKIRTLFQFIKTKIAWDGTYRFYGDNIKKAIKKGTGSNADINFILISMLKDAAIEAFPVMMSKRDKGRLPVTFPSIYKLNTFVVGIHDTDSTTVYLDGSINNGDINILPPVLMVDRARSYNINGKGSWVNLTNIGKNHVTALITGSITPEGVISGEKTSSYAGELASGFRSFYHEAKDSTAFIEKTELEDGISIKESSFKNLNSFNSSVQEKLLFTKEVSFNEDHIYLNPMIFPHLIKNQFTKEERKLPVEFDYPYVFKLTTILNIPNGYQVEDIPKPTIINLDKDACSCVYNIMVTDNQIQVKYTFSLNRIQYSKEEYASLRKLWGIIVDKNNQQIVLKRTESKPATVQKQTSQL